Proteins found in one Oncorhynchus gorbuscha isolate QuinsamMale2020 ecotype Even-year linkage group LG15, OgorEven_v1.0, whole genome shotgun sequence genomic segment:
- the LOC123997592 gene encoding protein eva-1 homolog B-like → MDAKRKEMDLLSNSIAAYAHIKENPESFGLYFVIGVCFGLVLTLCLLVIRISCKPRTNIPASTPEKKHLKDFSEDECDEDSEDEDEEEEGDVEAPAPMPTTEIPIGNHHNHSQSDGTLSVNVFTSAEELERAQRLEERERIIREIWRNGQPDILGSGTGTIGRVHYY, encoded by the exons ATGGACGCAAAGAGGAAAGAGATGGACCTCCTGAGCAACAGCATAGCTGCCTATGCACACATCAaag AGAACCCAGAGAGCTTTGGGCTGTACTTTGTGATTGGGGTTTGTTTTGGGCTGGTCCTCACCCTCTGCCTCCTGGTCATCCGGATCTCCTGCAAGCCCCGCACCAACATCCCGGCCTCCACGCCCGAGAAGAAACACCTGAAGGACTTCAGTGAGGACGAATGTGATGAAGATAgcgaggatgaggatgaggaagaggagggtgacgtTGAAGCACCTGCCCCCATGCCCACCACAGAGATTCCCATTggcaaccaccacaaccacagcCAATCGGACGGGACACTGAGCGTTAACGTGTTCACGTCGGCCGAGGAGCTAGAGCGGGCACAGCGattggaggagagggagcgaATCATACGGGAGATCTGGAGGAATGGGCAGCCTGATATCCTGGGTTCAGGAACAGGCACTATAGGTCGGGTGCACTACTACTAA